A genomic region of Solanum stenotomum isolate F172 unplaced genomic scaffold, ASM1918654v1 scaffold32195, whole genome shotgun sequence contains the following coding sequences:
- the LOC125852085 gene encoding UPF0481 protein At3g47200-like, whose product MLISIGPYHKKNPQLGSMEKYKLLYLRRFLKRKKGLDVESCIIEIDKLKYEALKCYGDNLDSDIVDNFSEMLMLDGCFVIEFIREYWEDEEKENNIIKLEWMKDQVCRDMLLLENQLPFFVLVILYRMTAHPNEENFLYMVRDTLLNTFPKAKFIPKSEIQGISERFDHLLDVVHMLCRPSVYNYQKKSPPHLKFWQCYHIPTATELFDAGVSFLKIGSVEENNEDKTSLFDITFEKGLLKIPCFAIEDTMETFMRNMIAFEQHTSKELYPYFSNYAHLMTQLIGSHRDVNFLRQNKIILKDIGDDKQVANIFKKLSDGVVIGDFYYIKECSKLTQHCEKPWNQMKASLRHNYFQSPWAGASTVAAITLLVLTVIQTVLAFISCVKKL is encoded by the exons ATGTTGATCTCCATTGGTCCTTACCACAAGAAAAATCCTCAACTTGGCTCCATGGAAAAGTACAAACTGTTGTACCTACGACGATTTCTCAAGCGGAAAAAGGGGCTTGATGTGGAAAGTTGCATTATTGAAATCGATAAACTGAAATATGAAGCACTAAAGTGTTATGGAGATAACCTTGACAGTGATATTGTTGACAATTTTTCAGAAATGTTGATGCTTGATGGTTGTTTTGTGATTGAATTTATTCGAGAGTACTGGGAAGAtgaggaaaaagaaaacaacatcATCAAATTGGAATGGATGAAGGATCAAGTATGTAGAGACATGTTGTTACTAGAAAACCAACTCCCTTTCTTTGTGCTTGTCATACTTTATCGCATGACAGCGCATCCTAATGAAGAGAACTTCTTGTATATGGTGAGAGACACCTTACTTAATACTTTTCCAAAGGCGAAATTCATACCCAAATCAGAAATTCAAGGTATATCAGAACGATTCGACCATTTACTTGATGTGGTACACATGCTTTGTCGCCCATCAG TTTACAATTATCAAAAGAAATCCCCCCCTCATCTTAAATTTTGGCAATGCTATCATATTCCAACTGCAACAGAGCTTTTTGACGCTGGAGTTAGCTTCTTAAAAATTGGATCTGTGGAAGAAAATAATGAGGATAAAACATCATTATTCGATATCACGTTCGAGAAGGGATTATTGAAAATCCCGTGTTTCGCGATTGAAGATACTATGGAAACCTTCATGAGAAATATGATAGCTTTTGAGCAACATACTTCTAAAGAACTATATCCTTATTTCTCGAATTATGCACATTTAATGACTCAACTTATTGGCTCACATAGAGATGTGAATTTTCTTCGCCAAAACAAAATTATCCTCAAGGACATAGGAGATGACAAACAAGTGGCCAACATCTTCAAGAAACTTTCAGATGGGGTGGTAATCGGAGACTTTTATTACATAAAAGAATGCAGCAAATTGACTCAACATTGTGAAAAGCCATGGAATCAAATGAAGGCAAGTTTGAGGCACAACTATTTTCAGAGTCCTTGGGCAGGAGCTTCAACTGTGGCAGCTATTACACTTCTTGTGCTCACAGTTATACAGACTGTTCTGGCTTTTATCAGTTGTGTTAAGAAgttataa
- the LOC125852089 gene encoding GEM-like protein 4, whose product MKNLLGRNEVGVPMSSAVYSFERQQKRLLSLSACQDHLPSATSKHLPKIKQRKSVISKMNKLGERMDCLAQGIREHVSLSPKLTETVKGKLSLGAKILQVGGLEKIFKQKFSVKDDEELLNVSQCY is encoded by the exons ATGAAGAACTTACTCGGTAGAAATGAGGTGGGTGTTCCCATGAGTTCAGCAGTATACTCATTTGAACGGCAGCAAAAAAGACTATTGTCTCTATCTGCTTGCCAAGACCATCTTCCATCTGCAACTTCAAAACACTTGCCTAAAATAAAGCAAA GAAAATCTGTAATTAGTAAGATGAACAAACTTGGAGAAAGGATGGACTGTCTTGCACAAGGCATCCGCGAGCATG TGAGCCTTAGTCCGAAGCTAACGGAAACTGTGAAGGGAAAATTGAGCCTCGGAGCAAAAATTCTTCAAGTAGGAGGGTTGGAGAAAATATTCAAGCAGAAGTTTAGTGTTAAAGATGATGAAGAGCTATTGAATGTTTCTCAATGCTATTGA